From one Fodinicurvata sp. EGI_FJ10296 genomic stretch:
- a CDS encoding TRAP transporter large permease yields the protein MELLSLFAVFFVFLLAGAPVAVALGLGAIGFLVFSDSVQFSILALRLLASLDSVPLLAIPFFVLAGELMNTGGITHRIFDFARKLLGHVRGGLAHVNILASLFFAGISGSAVADAAGLGRIEIKAMREASYPAPFAAAVTAASSAVGPIIPPSIMLVLYGTMADVSIGKLFAGGLVPGLLLAVAMMIYVTVVARGLGVPVDPRTPLRGILRSLIVNLPPLLTPVLVMTALVAGVVTPTEAGVFTAIYAAGISFLYGGLTLRMIPEILENTLVVTGQILFILALSVVFGWLITTERIPELLGVYFLETGLGQYAFLALLNVVLLVLGCFMSLTSILIIVTPMLIEMTGTLGIDPVHIGVVMVLNLTIGLMTPPLGWCLYIVTEIAEIRFEETVRAVLPFLIPLIAVLILITYVPWTVTGLADFFFD from the coding sequence TTGGAACTGCTTTCCCTGTTCGCCGTATTTTTCGTTTTCCTGCTTGCCGGTGCGCCGGTTGCCGTCGCCCTTGGTCTGGGGGCCATCGGGTTTCTCGTGTTCTCCGATTCGGTCCAGTTTTCAATTCTGGCGCTCCGGCTGCTCGCCAGTCTTGACAGTGTACCGCTGCTCGCCATTCCGTTTTTCGTCCTGGCCGGCGAGTTGATGAACACCGGCGGGATCACGCACCGTATTTTCGATTTCGCGCGCAAGCTTCTGGGGCATGTCCGCGGCGGGCTCGCGCATGTGAACATACTGGCGTCGCTGTTCTTTGCCGGCATTTCGGGATCGGCCGTCGCCGACGCTGCCGGGCTGGGCCGGATCGAGATCAAGGCAATGCGCGAGGCCTCGTATCCCGCGCCGTTCGCCGCGGCGGTGACGGCCGCCTCCAGCGCGGTCGGCCCCATAATCCCGCCATCGATCATGCTGGTCCTTTATGGAACCATGGCGGATGTCTCGATCGGGAAGCTGTTCGCCGGCGGATTGGTGCCCGGCCTTCTGCTGGCGGTGGCAATGATGATCTACGTGACGGTGGTCGCCCGCGGTCTGGGTGTTCCCGTCGATCCCCGCACACCACTAAGGGGTATCCTGCGATCGCTAATCGTCAATCTGCCACCGCTGCTGACGCCGGTCCTGGTAATGACGGCCCTGGTTGCCGGCGTGGTGACGCCGACCGAGGCCGGTGTCTTCACGGCCATTTATGCCGCCGGCATCTCGTTCCTCTACGGCGGCTTGACGCTGCGCATGATTCCGGAGATTCTGGAAAACACACTGGTCGTTACCGGACAGATTCTGTTCATCCTTGCGCTTTCGGTCGTCTTTGGATGGCTTATCACCACCGAGCGGATCCCGGAACTTCTGGGGGTCTATTTTCTGGAAACCGGTCTCGGCCAATACGCGTTTCTGGCCCTGTTGAATGTCGTATTGCTCGTCCTCGGCTGCTTCATGTCGCTGACTTCGATCCTGATCATCGTGACGCCGATGCTGATCGAGATGACGGGGACACTGGGCATCGATCCGGTTCACATCGGTGTGGTCATGGTGCTTAACCTGACGATCGGATTGATGACGCCGCCGCTGGGCTGGTGCCTCTACATCGTCACCGAGATCGCCGAGATCCGCTTCGAGGAAACGGTGCGGGCGGTGCTGCCATTTCTGATTCCGCTGATCGCGGTCCTGATCCTGATCACCTACGTGCCCTGGACGGTGACCGGCCTCGCGGACTTCTTCTTTGATTGA
- a CDS encoding TRAP transporter large permease — MGWLTGIWLTIMLLGMPIAFTLGVAVMVYIAANGMPMVIIPQRMIGGVDSFPLLAVPFFILAANLMNAAGITDRLFHFARVLVGRVRGGLAHVNVLASLIFSGMSGSAVADAGGLGSMEIKAMREAGYTPAYAAAITAASCVIGPMVPPSIPMVIYGVLAEASIGRLFLGGVVPGLMAAGSLMIMIALTARRRGMPVAAEIQPRETMLATRGAVLPLLTPVIIIGGILFGVFSPTEASAIACLYALLLGGLIYRRFTVKGLWSVLQETGRTTASICLIVATATVFAWLLTTLRVPQHAAGFLVGLTTDPLLLLLIISLAIFAIGFFMEGLAVMILVVPVMQPTLQAVGIDPIHFGVVLVFNLMIGLMTPPLGVGLFVVSSVSNVKLEPIIREVIPMLIPLLIVLLLMIIFPSLVTALPNYAMGAAQ, encoded by the coding sequence ATGGGTTGGCTTACCGGTATCTGGTTGACGATCATGCTGCTCGGCATGCCGATTGCCTTTACGCTCGGCGTCGCCGTCATGGTCTATATCGCCGCGAACGGCATGCCGATGGTCATCATACCGCAACGGATGATCGGCGGTGTGGACAGTTTCCCCTTGCTGGCCGTGCCGTTCTTCATCCTGGCGGCCAATCTGATGAACGCCGCCGGGATTACCGACCGGCTGTTCCATTTCGCCCGCGTTCTGGTCGGCCGGGTCCGCGGCGGACTGGCTCATGTGAACGTCCTCGCCAGCCTGATCTTTTCCGGCATGTCCGGATCGGCCGTCGCCGATGCCGGCGGTCTGGGATCGATGGAAATCAAGGCGATGCGCGAGGCCGGATACACGCCCGCCTATGCCGCCGCGATCACGGCGGCATCCTGCGTGATCGGGCCGATGGTGCCTCCGTCGATCCCGATGGTCATCTACGGCGTGCTGGCCGAAGCCTCGATCGGACGCCTGTTCCTGGGTGGCGTCGTGCCCGGACTGATGGCCGCCGGCTCGCTGATGATCATGATCGCGCTCACCGCCCGGCGCCGGGGCATGCCCGTGGCCGCCGAGATCCAGCCCCGGGAAACCATGCTCGCGACGCGCGGAGCCGTGCTGCCCCTGCTGACGCCGGTTATCATCATCGGCGGCATCCTCTTTGGCGTGTTCTCGCCGACGGAAGCATCCGCCATAGCCTGTCTCTATGCCCTCTTGCTTGGCGGACTGATCTATCGACGGTTTACGGTAAAGGGGCTGTGGAGCGTTCTGCAGGAGACCGGCCGCACCACGGCGAGCATCTGCCTGATCGTCGCCACGGCAACGGTCTTTGCCTGGCTGCTGACGACCCTGCGCGTGCCCCAGCATGCCGCCGGCTTTCTGGTCGGCTTGACGACCGATCCACTGCTGTTGTTGCTGATCATTTCTCTGGCAATCTTCGCGATCGGGTTCTTCATGGAAGGGCTGGCCGTGATGATCCTTGTGGTGCCGGTCATGCAGCCGACACTGCAGGCTGTGGGCATCGACCCGATCCATTTCGGGGTCGTGCTCGTGTTCAATCTCATGATCGGGCTCATGACGCCGCCGCTCGGCGTCGGGCTGTTCGTCGTGTCCAGCGTCTCCAACGTCAAACTGGAACCGATTATCCGCGAGGTGATTCCGATGCTTATCCCGCTGCTGATCGTTCTGCTGCTTATGATCATCTTCCCGTCCCTCGTCACGGCCCTGCCGAATTATGCCATGGGCGCCGCTCAATGA
- a CDS encoding TRAP transporter substrate-binding protein: MRIAILMAGMALTAGMTMAGAGASAQTTLRLACPSAADTPTCQAAQHFADEVQNRTDGDVTVNVHPAGQLGTGRDAIVGMQTGSIDLVVEELVNYSDFVTDYGILGWGFAFVDRAHLEQFLTSDIHAEMRAELADQNIELLAYEWQRLPRAVVSSTPIFTVEDLGGLRFRVPEIRTFIATWENLGANPQSVPWGEAYLALRQGTVDAMESPFDTIAGQGFHEAAPYVSLTNHVQSVLSLAMNKGRYDGLDADQQAAFEAAVESTNAFIADRVQELHQETIDTITADGAYVIHLNTEAFADRLAETGEQLAEEGLWSPGLLQEIRDLRN, translated from the coding sequence ATGAGAATTGCGATACTGATGGCCGGCATGGCGCTGACGGCCGGGATGACCATGGCCGGTGCCGGCGCGTCGGCCCAGACGACGCTGAGACTGGCATGCCCCAGTGCGGCCGACACGCCGACCTGCCAGGCCGCGCAGCATTTTGCCGACGAGGTGCAGAACCGCACCGATGGCGACGTAACAGTGAACGTCCATCCCGCCGGTCAGTTGGGCACGGGTCGTGACGCGATCGTGGGCATGCAGACCGGATCGATCGATCTCGTCGTCGAGGAACTGGTCAACTATTCCGATTTCGTGACCGATTACGGCATTCTGGGTTGGGGCTTCGCCTTCGTCGACCGCGCCCATCTCGAACAGTTCCTGACCTCGGACATCCACGCCGAAATGCGCGCGGAACTGGCCGATCAGAACATCGAATTGCTGGCCTATGAATGGCAGCGTCTGCCGCGCGCGGTGGTTTCCAGCACACCGATCTTTACGGTCGAGGATCTCGGCGGTCTGCGGTTCCGCGTGCCGGAGATCCGGACCTTCATCGCGACATGGGAAAATCTTGGCGCCAATCCGCAATCGGTGCCGTGGGGCGAGGCCTATCTGGCGTTGCGCCAGGGAACGGTGGACGCGATGGAATCACCGTTCGACACGATTGCAGGACAGGGTTTCCACGAGGCGGCGCCCTATGTCAGCCTGACCAACCACGTTCAGAGCGTTCTGTCGCTGGCGATGAACAAGGGGCGCTATGACGGTCTTGATGCCGACCAGCAGGCTGCGTTCGAGGCGGCTGTGGAATCGACGAACGCCTTCATCGCCGATCGTGTTCAGGAACTGCATCAGGAGACCATCGACACGATCACCGCCGATGGCGCCTATGTGATCCACCTGAACACAGAGGCCTTCGCCGACCGGTTGGCTGAAACCGGCGAGCAGCTTGCCGAGGAAGGGCTGTGGAGCCCCGGACTGCTGCAGGAGATCCGCGACCTTCGCAACTGA
- a CDS encoding sialic acid TRAP transporter substrate-binding protein SiaP yields the protein MNYLKRTATAGCALAAMLSGMAAASAADWQLGHILPPDHPANRAMEAAAEEIAERTEGRINIQVFPAGQIGSAHEILTGMQLGTTQMALDGAGILSQWLEAMSVLEAPYLARDYDHLVRLVESDAGAALVEELRETAGLRLLDVWYYGTRQMTNNVRPIESVEDVAGLRLRVPEVDLSLRFAEALGMTPTPMAFPELYLGLQTGVVDGQENPLPTIDSASFYEVQDHLTLTNHLVQFVGPIVSETAWAEASAEDQDIVIEVLQSHGAAYSEAVIESEEALVAELEDKGMQVTRPDLAPFREAMTPVYEAFEDIWGEGVYADLAAVE from the coding sequence ATGAATTACCTGAAAAGAACGGCGACTGCGGGTTGTGCCCTGGCGGCAATGCTGAGCGGCATGGCAGCGGCGTCCGCCGCAGACTGGCAGTTGGGCCACATTCTGCCACCGGATCACCCCGCCAACCGGGCCATGGAAGCCGCGGCGGAGGAAATTGCCGAGCGGACCGAGGGGCGGATCAACATCCAGGTATTCCCGGCCGGCCAGATCGGCAGCGCGCATGAGATCCTGACCGGCATGCAACTGGGAACGACCCAGATGGCGCTGGATGGGGCCGGCATCCTCAGTCAGTGGCTGGAGGCCATGTCGGTGCTGGAAGCGCCCTATCTTGCACGGGACTATGACCATCTGGTCCGGCTGGTCGAAAGCGACGCCGGCGCCGCACTGGTCGAGGAACTGCGCGAGACCGCCGGCCTGCGTCTGCTTGACGTCTGGTACTATGGCACCCGGCAGATGACCAACAATGTCCGTCCGATCGAGTCGGTCGAGGATGTTGCCGGTCTCAGGCTGCGCGTTCCGGAAGTCGATCTCAGTCTGCGCTTTGCCGAGGCGCTGGGCATGACCCCGACGCCGATGGCGTTCCCTGAACTCTATCTGGGGCTTCAGACAGGGGTCGTGGACGGTCAGGAAAACCCGCTGCCGACCATTGATTCCGCCAGCTTCTACGAGGTGCAGGATCATCTCACGCTGACCAACCATCTCGTGCAATTCGTCGGGCCGATCGTCTCGGAAACGGCATGGGCCGAAGCGTCGGCCGAAGATCAGGACATCGTCATCGAGGTCCTTCAGTCGCACGGAGCCGCTTACAGCGAGGCGGTGATCGAGTCCGAAGAAGCTCTGGTCGCGGAACTGGAGGACAAGGGCATGCAAGTGACCCGTCCCGATCTGGCGCCCTTCCGCGAAGCCATGACGCCGGTCTATGAAGCCTTCGAGGATATCTGGGGCGAAGGCGTCTACGCGGATCTGGCCGCCGTGGAATAA
- a CDS encoding GntR family transcriptional regulator, with translation MILVRDSLAEQIRIELRTRILSGRYALGERINVDLVASDLNVSQSPVKEALKQLEREGLVEIRPRSGTIVRRFTRQELTDIYGTRRIIEPAASGLAVTQGAVTPDLLARLEQTMDALADASSGPQFMHPLEVTEADSTFHRLIVDSVGNAILTVMHSSLIDRAHLVRNFASRGPRARETLAEHRRIIDALRAGDAQEAHDATLDHLKSAEFDINRSMEAPPP, from the coding sequence ATGATTCTGGTCCGCGATTCACTTGCCGAACAAATCCGCATCGAACTGCGGACACGCATCCTTTCGGGCCGATATGCTCTGGGAGAACGGATCAATGTGGACCTGGTGGCCAGCGATCTGAATGTCAGCCAATCCCCAGTGAAGGAGGCACTGAAACAGCTCGAACGCGAGGGGTTGGTGGAAATTCGGCCGCGCAGCGGCACCATCGTGCGGCGGTTCACCCGTCAGGAATTGACCGACATCTATGGTACACGCCGGATCATCGAGCCGGCGGCGTCGGGCCTGGCCGTGACGCAAGGGGCGGTGACGCCCGACCTGCTGGCCCGGCTCGAACAGACGATGGATGCCCTGGCCGACGCCTCCAGCGGGCCGCAATTCATGCACCCGCTCGAGGTCACGGAAGCCGACAGCACTTTTCACCGCTTGATCGTGGATTCCGTCGGCAACGCGATCCTGACCGTCATGCACTCGTCCCTGATCGACCGCGCGCATCTCGTGCGCAACTTCGCCAGCCGGGGCCCCCGGGCTCGCGAAACCCTCGCCGAACATCGCCGGATCATAGACGCCCTTCGTGCCGGCGACGCGCAGGAGGCGCATGACGCTACGCTGGACCATCTGAAATCCGCCGAATTCGACATCAACCGGTCGATGGAGGCGCCGCCGCCCTGA
- a CDS encoding enolase C-terminal domain-like protein: protein MKISSIEVRACRRAPDGLTATSLRSDDFQGFQYTVVTMKTDDGLSASMLGFAGRSARGAAMLAADSLAGFFLGRNPLDRERAWHDFRMADRWWGHLPIYTYGPFDVCLWLLSAQAADQPLFRYLGAYRDRIPTYGSSMILDSIEDYGREASRAKAEGLKAYKLHTPGRDWRDDLAVHAHVRDVVGPDFTLMSDPVSSMNLEEAIRFGRALENLDYHWLEEPIFDEDMHALKELTRILDIPVVGTEYLAKHPYSVAEVISRRVVDRVRADVSWTGGVTGVMKTARLAESFGVNCEVHTSIFAPLDLVNMHCAAAMRNCEFFELLYPLESFSFALAAPLPITDGMAHLPEAPGLGMDLDWDEIDRSTIAVF, encoded by the coding sequence ATGAAGATCAGTTCCATTGAAGTCCGGGCCTGCCGGCGGGCGCCCGACGGGCTCACCGCAACGAGCCTGCGCAGCGACGATTTCCAGGGCTTCCAGTATACGGTCGTGACGATGAAGACCGACGATGGCCTGTCCGCGTCGATGCTGGGTTTCGCCGGTCGTTCGGCCCGGGGCGCCGCCATGCTTGCCGCCGACAGCCTCGCCGGCTTTTTTCTCGGGCGCAATCCACTCGACCGCGAACGGGCATGGCATGACTTCCGGATGGCGGACCGGTGGTGGGGGCACCTGCCAATCTATACCTACGGGCCGTTCGATGTCTGCCTTTGGCTCCTGTCCGCCCAGGCGGCCGACCAGCCATTGTTCCGCTATCTGGGCGCCTATCGCGATCGCATCCCGACCTATGGCAGTTCGATGATCCTGGATTCGATCGAGGATTACGGCCGGGAAGCGTCCCGCGCGAAGGCCGAGGGGCTGAAGGCCTACAAGCTTCACACGCCCGGGCGTGACTGGCGCGACGATCTGGCCGTTCACGCTCATGTGCGCGATGTCGTGGGCCCGGATTTCACCCTGATGTCGGACCCGGTTTCCTCCATGAACCTGGAAGAAGCGATCCGGTTCGGGCGGGCCCTGGAAAATCTGGACTATCACTGGCTGGAGGAACCGATCTTCGACGAGGATATGCACGCGCTGAAGGAACTGACGCGCATCCTCGACATTCCCGTCGTGGGCACCGAATACCTGGCCAAGCACCCTTACAGCGTCGCCGAAGTCATCTCGCGCCGCGTTGTCGACCGGGTCAGAGCCGACGTATCCTGGACCGGCGGCGTGACCGGCGTGATGAAAACCGCACGACTGGCGGAAAGTTTCGGCGTCAACTGCGAAGTTCACACCTCGATCTTCGCCCCGCTCGATCTGGTCAACATGCATTGCGCGGCGGCAATGCGAAATTGCGAGTTCTTCGAACTTCTGTACCCGCTGGAGAGTTTCAGTTTTGCACTGGCTGCCCCCCTGCCGATCACCGATGGCATGGCGCATCTGCCCGAAGCCCCGGGCCTGGGCATGGACCTCGACTGGGACGAAATCGACCGATCGACCATCGCCGTATTCTGA
- a CDS encoding TRAP transporter small permease — protein MTIQRTIDRLERVEEALVAILLTVMLATIILQVLARYVFNLPLAWTEELARYLFIWLIFLGSSQAMRWGNHIAIGMVADRLPDILARISALIVHLLIAAFLVVLIFMGWRIAMTVAPVMSVAMKMPLMIVYLPLPIAGAVMLVRTLCTIVRIIRHGAPEVGVKTL, from the coding sequence ATGACGATACAACGGACGATCGACCGGCTGGAGCGGGTCGAAGAGGCGCTCGTGGCCATACTGCTCACGGTCATGCTGGCGACCATCATTCTTCAGGTTCTGGCGCGCTACGTCTTCAATCTTCCGTTGGCGTGGACCGAGGAACTGGCGCGCTATCTGTTCATCTGGCTGATCTTTCTGGGATCGTCCCAGGCCATGCGCTGGGGCAACCATATCGCCATCGGCATGGTCGCGGACCGGCTTCCGGATATCCTGGCGCGAATTTCCGCATTGATCGTGCATCTGCTGATCGCGGCATTCCTGGTCGTCCTCATATTCATGGGCTGGCGCATCGCCATGACCGTCGCGCCCGTCATGTCAGTGGCAATGAAAATGCCCCTGATGATCGTCTATCTGCCCCTGCCGATAGCCGGCGCGGTCATGCTGGTGCGCACCTTGTGCACGATCGTCCGGATCATTCGCCACGGCGCGCCCGAAGTGGGCGTCAAGACCCTTTAA
- a CDS encoding RraA family protein, with product MTATASTPTDQLSDRLEKCYTGVVHDVMRAMGIRDFTLPVELRPLLPERAMAGPAFTVEGKADTSADAHETLLAWTGLLSKAKPGHIWVSQPNDRIVAHMGELSAETLKNKGLRGCVADGYIRDVNFLIDIGFQSWSRGYTPRDIVGHWLPTGSDIDIRIGDVVIEPGDYLIGDRDGLIRVPRSLLEDVIEQSEAAMATESKVRKAILEGVDPQQAYLQFGKF from the coding sequence ATGACCGCGACTGCTTCCACGCCCACCGATCAACTGTCCGATCGTCTTGAGAAATGCTATACCGGGGTTGTCCATGACGTGATGCGGGCCATGGGGATTCGCGATTTCACGCTGCCGGTGGAACTTCGCCCGCTTCTGCCGGAACGGGCCATGGCGGGGCCGGCATTTACGGTCGAAGGAAAAGCTGACACCAGCGCCGACGCCCACGAGACCCTGCTTGCCTGGACGGGCCTGTTGTCCAAAGCCAAGCCGGGCCACATATGGGTATCGCAACCCAACGACCGGATCGTGGCGCATATGGGCGAATTGTCCGCCGAGACCCTGAAGAACAAGGGGCTGCGCGGCTGCGTTGCCGATGGCTATATCCGCGACGTCAATTTCCTGATCGACATCGGGTTCCAGTCCTGGTCCCGGGGCTACACGCCGCGCGATATCGTCGGTCACTGGCTGCCGACGGGCAGCGACATCGATATCCGGATCGGCGATGTCGTCATCGAGCCCGGCGACTATCTGATCGGAGATCGTGACGGCCTGATCCGCGTGCCGCGCTCGCTGCTCGAAGACGTCATCGAGCAATCCGAGGCGGCGATGGCCACCGAAAGCAAGGTCCGGAAAGCCATTCTCGAAGGTGTCGATCCCCAGCAGGCGTATCTGCAGTTCGGGAAGTTCTGA
- a CDS encoding UxaA family hydrolase produces MTAPIQGYLRSDGRIGIRNVMVVVYLVECAHHVARKIAAPFEDDGVHVLGFPGCYPNDYANTIMEKLCTHPNVGGVLLVSLGCESFDRYTLARHVRDSGRPVKTITIQQTGGTRTSVEEGRQWVRETLPALASVPRAPMDVSDLIVGTICGGSDGTSGITANPAMGRAFDFLIENGARCIFEETGELIGCETIMAERAATPELGHLLRETVEKAARYYATLGYGSFAAGNADGGLTTIEEKSMGAYAKSGSSPIAGIIKPGDVPPRGGLYLLDVVPDGEVRFGFPNINDTAEIVEMIACGCHVILFSTGRGSVVGSAISPVIKVCANPETFRRMSGDMDVDAGRILEGRADLDDVGHEIEDLVLAVARGGRTKSEDLGHHEFVLTYKSFEPIGPGCLPSPT; encoded by the coding sequence ATGACAGCCCCCATCCAAGGCTATCTGCGCAGCGACGGGCGCATCGGCATCCGCAACGTGATGGTCGTCGTCTATCTGGTCGAATGCGCCCACCATGTCGCCCGAAAGATCGCCGCCCCGTTCGAGGATGACGGCGTTCACGTTCTGGGATTCCCGGGCTGCTATCCCAACGACTACGCCAACACGATCATGGAGAAACTGTGCACCCATCCCAATGTCGGCGGGGTCCTTCTGGTCTCGCTGGGCTGTGAAAGCTTCGATCGCTATACGCTGGCGCGCCATGTCCGCGACAGCGGCCGGCCGGTCAAGACCATCACCATCCAGCAGACCGGCGGCACCCGGACGTCGGTCGAAGAAGGCCGGCAATGGGTGCGCGAGACACTTCCGGCCCTGGCATCGGTGCCCCGCGCGCCGATGGACGTTTCGGATCTGATCGTCGGCACGATCTGCGGCGGGTCGGACGGCACCAGCGGCATCACGGCCAATCCGGCCATGGGACGGGCGTTCGATTTCCTGATCGAGAACGGCGCGCGGTGCATTTTCGAAGAAACCGGCGAGTTGATCGGCTGCGAGACGATCATGGCCGAACGGGCGGCGACGCCCGAACTGGGACATCTGCTGCGGGAGACGGTCGAAAAGGCGGCCCGGTACTACGCGACGCTCGGTTACGGCAGCTTCGCCGCCGGCAATGCCGATGGCGGGCTGACCACGATCGAGGAAAAATCGATGGGGGCTTATGCGAAATCGGGATCGAGCCCGATCGCCGGTATCATCAAGCCGGGCGACGTACCGCCGCGTGGAGGGCTCTATCTGCTCGACGTGGTACCGGACGGCGAGGTCCGCTTCGGCTTTCCCAATATCAACGACACGGCGGAAATCGTCGAAATGATCGCCTGCGGCTGTCACGTCATCCTGTTTTCCACGGGGCGCGGGTCGGTCGTGGGGTCGGCTATCTCGCCCGTGATAAAGGTCTGCGCCAACCCCGAAACCTTCCGCCGGATGAGCGGCGACATGGATGTCGATGCCGGCCGGATACTGGAGGGACGCGCGGATCTGGACGATGTCGGCCACGAGATCGAAGACCTCGTCCTTGCGGTCGCACGCGGCGGCCGCACAAAGTCCGAGGATCTGGGCCATCACGAGTTCGTGCTGACCTACAAGAGCTTCGAGCCGATCGGCCCGGGCTGCCTGCCGTCGCCAACCTGA
- a CDS encoding UxaA family hydrolase: protein MTDSDPRLLLLSQCDNVLVAREPLEAGLTLTIEGQDCTLDRSIGMGHKIARQPIEPGEKVVKYGVSIGTATARIPQGMHAHVHNLKSDYTASQTLDAARIASGENSS, encoded by the coding sequence ATGACCGACTCCGATCCCCGGCTCCTGCTCCTGTCGCAGTGCGACAATGTCCTGGTCGCGCGAGAGCCGCTGGAAGCGGGGCTGACACTCACCATCGAAGGCCAGGACTGCACGCTCGACCGCTCGATCGGTATGGGCCACAAGATTGCACGGCAGCCCATCGAACCGGGCGAGAAGGTCGTCAAATACGGCGTGTCCATCGGCACCGCCACGGCCCGCATTCCGCAGGGGATGCACGCCCATGTTCACAACCTCAAAAGCGATTATACCGCCTCCCAGACGCTTGACGCGGCCCGGATCGCCAGTGGAGAAAACTCATCATGA
- a CDS encoding TRAP transporter small permease, translating to MALIESADRLLGWVSCVYLWGAQCLLAVLVVVIGAQAVLRYATSLSMVWAGEVATLSMIWMVFLMAAVLHRRRRHITVSVLSDRLEGIAGRIAESLVSLGTIVLVAVICAQIGTVWPFVERLTTPVLGISRGVFLLGIAVGLITIALQELVNLGRSLLGPGQVDRR from the coding sequence GTGGCGTTGATCGAGTCGGCGGACAGGCTGTTGGGGTGGGTATCGTGTGTCTATCTTTGGGGCGCGCAGTGCCTGCTTGCCGTGCTCGTCGTCGTCATCGGGGCGCAGGCCGTGCTTCGCTATGCGACGTCGTTGTCCATGGTCTGGGCCGGTGAGGTGGCGACGCTGTCCATGATCTGGATGGTCTTTCTCATGGCGGCGGTTCTCCACCGGCGCCGGCGCCACATCACCGTATCCGTCCTTTCCGACCGGCTCGAAGGCATCGCCGGAAGAATTGCCGAATCCCTCGTAAGTCTGGGCACGATTGTGCTGGTCGCTGTCATATGTGCCCAGATCGGGACGGTCTGGCCCTTTGTCGAGCGATTGACGACACCGGTTCTGGGCATCAGCCGGGGTGTCTTCCTGCTGGGGATCGCGGTTGGCCTGATAACGATCGCCCTGCAGGAACTGGTCAATCTGGGCCGGTCATTGCTCGGTCCGGGGCAGGTCGATCGTCGTTAG